Proteins found in one Sardina pilchardus chromosome 3, fSarPil1.1, whole genome shotgun sequence genomic segment:
- the pmp22a gene encoding peripheral myelin protein 22a, with amino-acid sequence MLLVLAGVMVFHLLNLILLIISTAVNAWIVDGDQSRDLWYGCTSKNGGYHCQQSVSDDWLQAVQALMVLSVLFCLLSFVFFLCQLFTLVKGGRFYFTAIFQILASLFVMSGAIIYTVMNNGSESSTYGHAYVLAWVAFPLTLISGLIYIVLRKKE; translated from the exons ATGCTGCTCGTACTAGCTGGAGTAATGGTCTTCCACCTTCTGAATCTGATCCTACTGATAATTTCAACAGCCGTCAAT GCTTGGATAGTAGATGGGGACCAGAGCAGAGACCTGTGGTACGGATGTACTTCAAAGAATGGAGGATACCACTGTCAACAGTCCGTTAGCGATG ACTGGCTGCAGGCCGTGCAGGCCCTCATGGTCCTGTCCGTACTCTTCTGCCTGCTGTCGTTCGTCTTCTTCCTCTGCCAGCTCTTCACCCTGGTCAAGGGTGGACGCTTCTACTTCACCGCCATTTTCCAGATCCTCGCCA GTTTGTTTGTGATGAGCGGAGCGATCATCTACACGGTCATGAACAATGGGTCAGAGTCGAGCACCTACGGCCACGCCTACGTGCTGGCCTGGGTGGCTTTCCCCCTCACACTGATCAGCGGACTCATCTACATCGTCCTGAGGAAGAAGGAGTGA